aTTGTAACATGGCGGATCCGGTTGATTTGCTCCTGAACAAATTCTTTTTTCGTCATTCATGTCAACTTACAAGTTCCTGAACAAAGAGCTATATTTGGTTTCAGAGATTTTTACCTTCTGAGTTTGGAGGTGACGCGGATCGTTGGCATTGTGTTGAGCCTGCTGCAAGCTGGTACAGGACCAAAGCTGAGATCCGCAGAGCTGTCGAGGCTGCAGGGATACCTTACACTTACTTAGTATCTAATGGTTTTGCTGGTTATTTGAATTGTTTCCTTAACCTCTTTGGAGACTTTAGCTCTGCAACTCCTCCAAAAGACAAAATTGGCATTCTTGGTGATGGAAATTCAAAAGGTATCCAAAAGAAGCTACGCCTTTCTTGATTGGTTAGAGAGATCATCGTTcttaatttttcttcatttttacgTTCCGTTGCAGTTGTTTTCTCTAAGGAAGAAGACATTGCTGCATACACCATTAAAGCAGCAGATGATCCAAGGACTCTGAACAAGATTGTGCACCTCAGACCCCCTGCCAACACTTTGTCCTGCAACGAAATAGTATCATTGTGGGAAAAGAAAATTGGCAAGACCCTCGAAAAGATTTACCTGCCAGAGAAGGAAGTCCTCGAGAAAATTCAAGGTTTGCTTATTCCTCGACCTATCTTATGGAAttcagaaaaatttttttttttttgatacaaTGGTCATCTAGTAGTAACACCTGTTGTGCTGCTTAATTAAattgctttcttttcttgtatctGCTGCAGAGGCTACAATGCCATTAAATTTGTTCCTGTCTGTGGGATACACAATTTTCGTGAAGGGAGAAATGGCCAACTTTGAGATCGAGGCTTCTTTTGGCGTGGAGGCGTCGGAGCTCTATCCCGATGTGAAATACACCACACTTGATGAGTACCTCAACCAATTTGTATCAGATTAGCTCAGAGACTTTCAGATCAACCAATGTTTACGGTCTACCAGTTTTCTTGTAGCAGTTTCTTATGTATTACTAGAAATGTGCTGTGATTGTTCATCTCTCATAGGAGGAGTGTCATGAATGTGTCTGAAATAAAATATAGCCCATACTTTTTCTTGCAACCTTGAAATTGTCCAGCATATGACAATACCACACGCCCAAATATGTTTTGTGTACACAAAGTCATGATGTGATCAGATAGTGGAATCCGTCCACTTCGACTTGGCATCCCCTCAGTAATGTATCCTTTCCTTAACACAACTACATATTCAAGAAAGTGAGTGACGACACCAACCCCCCGCTTTATAATTTGGAACCCTGTCTGCCCACGGCTAAAGTCCGGAGAACGCAAGACAAATTTATCTATGCTCCTGGTTTCCTTCGTCATTGGCCCAAGGAATTGCAGAAAACATCGAGATATAAACAGCTGTAATTCTGCTCATTTGATTCAGACCTCTCGGGGCGTGAGTTTTAAAAACGGGACACTTGGATTTCTTCTTTAAGTTTTGCGAAAAAACACTGGAGGGCGTACGTTAAGAGGTGATTAGCGGTTTCATTAAAGATTTCAttaaacggaaaaaaaaaaaaaaaaaaaaaagagagaagggggggggggtgaAGAAATTCAATGCTGAGTTATTACAATTTTGATTAGACATTCCATGACCTAGAAGACGATATGAACAGTGTTAATATGCCGGTTAGCAACTAAAATTGAGAAAACTCATTGGATATCTCGACTACAAAAAATGCATGTAAATTTGGAGGAGAACAACAATATGATGATATCTCAATATAGTAATTCTATCGAAAACAGGATTGTGCATTAGCTCTTTTGTGGAACGAAGTCAGCAATCAAAATCTGTTGTTAATCTGGCTTCGAGTACTTAGTATCTTAGCTTGCTGCCCCATATAtatttctctttgtttttctgTTAAAATTGGTGTTGCTAGTCTCTGGGTGCTTGCTGGTGCTTTCATCGGCTATGCCGTCTCGCCTTCATCAAATGGTGCTAAAATTGCTGTAATCTGTTGTCTATACTTCCCGCCACCTTTATCGTCTTCGTCGATGCCTCCACTTCATGTTTATCGCTTTCACAAATTTAAGAATTTCCGCCTCCCCCACCAACGCTTTAGCATCGCTCTCATCATCCTCAATTGACTACCTTTCTCGAGTGCACTTACTAAATtctcatgcatgttttcacTTAGCTTGAACTATGACCAATATTCCTTGAATTTCTCGATGATCCCAAATATTCCCTATATTCTTGATCAAGATATTCTCCAATGATTTTCAGAGACTTGTTGCTGATCTTGTTCTTTGTCTATACCTGCCTTTTGGGTTCACAAGAAAAAGCTTTTGTCTTTTGGATTGTTTGTTCTATTTGAACTCGAAATATACTGTACCATCAACTCGTGTCAGACCAATGCATTCTCGAATTTCAGCTCAGGTGAAGCAGAGAAGAAGTGGTTATGAACCCTCTGATACGGAGGCTGAATGGCAGGACAGTCCCTGGAATGATGCTGATAAAAAAGATGAAGAATCGAATGATGCAGGGCCAAAGATTTTGCAAGATCAGACCAGAAACAGGAGCCCTTTCGACAGAAGAAATGCCCGAAGGAATGATTATGATCGCTCATATCCCTTGAGAGCTTCAGCCGCCAGCCCTGCTCGAAGGAGGCACAGCAAGTCACCTTATGCTGCTCCAAGAGATGAAGGTAATACTCACTCACCTGTCCATCATAGAAAGTTTCCAGATAGTCCTTTCTTGAAATCCGAGCTAAGGAGACATGTTTCCCCATATAAAATTGCATTGGAGGATCATCAATTGGACAATGGAAAGATTGCCAGTTCCAATAGAAAATTCAGGCAAGCTAGTGATGATGTTAGCAAGGTGAATGATACATCTACTTATAGTGGTAGGAGGGCTGCTTCTGTTCCTAAGCGAACATTCAAGGAGAAAGACTTGATCAAGAATGAGAGTTATTGGGAGCGAAGTAAACCAGAAAGGACAGCATCCCCGTTAAGGAGGAACTTATCCAGGAAGGAAAGGGATGGTTCTCATAAACAAGCTCCTTCAGGTGGTGAAATTAACGAAATGCTGGCTAATGTGAAGACTGCTGGGGCTCCAACTGGAATGGATCCTAACTTTGAAAGCACAGATTCCATTGGCCCAGGTGACATCTTCTTTTCTAGGGACTACGGTGCCTTCACAAAGCAGAACAGTATCTTTTCCACAAAAAATGGCACTGACATCAAGTTCAGCGAAAAGCCTGAATTTCTTATCCATACCAATCCTGGTTTTCATAAACGGAACCAAGCAAATCCATGGCCTAATCATAACATCCGAGAGATTTCAGCTACAGCAAGCAATGTATCAACACAAACAACTGCCAACTCCAATTTTGGTGTTAGTAGGCAGAGTAGCAACTTGAGTGAATTTAGTGGAAGGACAAATGGGACCATTAAAAATTTCTTAGCAAACAGACAAAAAAGCCAAACAGACGCATGGTTTTCTTGCATCAAGAGGGGTTCCTGCAGGGCATCAGAGAAATCTCCTGAGAAACCGCGAGGATCCTATGAGGCTTTGATTATTGGAAAGGCATTTGTGGTCGAGAGTCTCAGACAATTCTGGGCTGATAAGCATCGACCTTCTTCATTAAGTGAATTCACTTGCCACGAGCACGAGGCTTTGCACCTTAAGCAACTTGTAAGTTTCTCCTATCCTGA
The genomic region above belongs to Coffea arabica cultivar ET-39 chromosome 7c, Coffea Arabica ET-39 HiFi, whole genome shotgun sequence and contains:
- the LOC140010238 gene encoding phenylcoumaran benzylic ether reductase Pyrc5-like; the encoded protein is MAVKSKILIVGATGYIGKHIVEASAKAGHPTFALVRESTISDPKRAAIIESFKSLGVTSLYGDLYNHQQLVNAIKQVDIVISTVGGGTEVVAHQVKIIAAIKEAGNIKRFLPSEFGGDADRWHCVEPAASWYRTKAEIRRAVEAAGIPYTYLVSNGFAGYLNCFLNLFGDFSSATPPKDKIGILGDGNSKVVFSKEEDIAAYTIKAADDPRTLNKIVHLRPPANTLSCNEIVSLWEKKIGKTLEKIYLPEKEVLEKIQEATMPLNLFLSVGYTIFVKGEMANFEIEASFGVEASELYPDVKYTTLDEYLNQFVSD
- the LOC140010273 gene encoding uncharacterized protein isoform X2; this translates as MHSRISAQVKQRRSGYEPSDTEAEWQDSPWNDADKKDEESNDAGPKILQDQTRNRSPFDRRNARRNDYDRSYPLRASAASPARRRHSKSPYAAPRDEGNTHSPVHHRKFPDSPFLKSELRRHVSPYKIALEDHQLDNGKIASSNRKFRQASDDVSKVNDTSTYSGRRAASVPKRTFKEKDLIKNESYWERSKPERTASPLRRNLSRKERDGSHKQAPSGGEINEMLANVKTAGAPTGMDPNFESTDSIGPGDIFFSRDYGAFTKQNSIFSTKNGTDIKFSEKPEFLIHTNPGFHKRNQANPWPNHNIREISATASNVSTQTTANSNFGVSRQSSNLSEFSGRTNGTIKNFLANRQKSQTDAWFSCIKRGSCRASEKSPEKPRGSYEALIIGKAFVVESLRQFWADKHRPSSLSEFTCHEHEALHLKQLISHDLHCFHIQETKPMEAIVPVSSSPHHVEFNVSSEPNVAYALMALVKKISTDYAVIREISNVNMKADYKGKQLP
- the LOC140010273 gene encoding uncharacterized protein isoform X1; protein product: MHSRISAQVKQRRSGYEPSDTEAEWQDSPWNDADKKDEESNDAGPKILQDQTRNRSPFDRRNARRNDYDRSYPLRASAASPARRRHSKSPYAAPRDEGNTHSPVHHRKFPDSPFLKSELRRHVSPYKIALEDHQLDNGKIASSNRKFRQASDDVSKVNDTSTYSGRRAASVPKRTFKEKDLIKNESYWERSKPERTASPLRRNLSRKERDGSHKQAPSGGEINEMLANVKTAGAPTGMDPNFESTDSIGPGDIFFSRDYGAFTKQNSIFSTKNGTDIKFSEKPEFLIHTNPGFHKRNQANPWPNHNIREISATASNVSTQTTANSNFGVSRQSSNLSEFSGRTNGTIKNFLANRQKSQTDAWFSCIKRGSCRASEKSPEKPRGSYEALIIGKAFVVESLRQFWADKHRPSSLSEFTCHEHEALHLKQLATSEIPHILLKGPPGSGKKSLTMALLLEIYGDTVRNISHDLHCFHIQETKPMEAIVPVSSSPHHVEFNVSSEPNVAYALMALVKKISTDYAVIREISNVNMKADYKGKQLP